In Eleginops maclovinus isolate JMC-PN-2008 ecotype Puerto Natales chromosome 10, JC_Emac_rtc_rv5, whole genome shotgun sequence, the following proteins share a genomic window:
- the thrab gene encoding thyroid hormone receptor alpha-B isoform X4, producing the protein MEHVPKEQDPNPPEGEEKRWLNGPKRKRKNSQCSLKSMTGYIPSYLEKDEPCVVCGDKATGYHYRCITCEGCKGFFRRTIQKNLHPSYSCKYDGCCIIDKITRNQCQLCRFKKCIAVGMAMDLVLDDSKRVAKRRLIEENRERRKKEEMVKTLQNRPEPTDSEWEVIHLVTEAHRHTNAQGAQWKQKRKFLPEKIGQSPVAPTSDGDKVDLEAFSEFTKIITPAITRVVDFAKKLPMFSELPCEDQIILLKGCCMEIMSLRAAMRYDPESETLTLSGEMAVKREQLKNGGLGVVSDAIFDLGKSLAQFNLDDTEVALLQAVLLMSSDRSGLTCMDKIEKCQETYLLAFEHYINYRKHNIPHFWPKLLMKVTDLRMIGACHASRFLHMKVECPNELFPPLFLEVFEDQEV; encoded by the exons ATGGAACACGTGCCCAAGGAGCAGGACCCTAACCCAccagagggagaagagaaacG GTGGCTCAATGGCCcgaaaaggaagagaaagaacaGCCAATGTTCGTTGAAGAGTATGACTG ggTACATCCCCAGCTACCTCGAAAAGGATGAGCCATGTGTGGTTTGTGGCGACAAGGCCACAGGCTACCACTACCGCTGCATTACCTGCGAGGGCTgcaag GGTTTCTTCCGTAGGACCATTCAGAAGAACCTCCACCCCAGCTACTCCTGTAAGTACGATGGCTGCTGCATCATCGACAAGATTACCCGCAACCAGTGTCAGCTGTGCCGCTTCAAGAAGTGCATTGCAGTGGGCATGGCCATGGACT TGGTGCTGGATGACTCGAAGCGGGTGGCTAAACGGCGTCTGATTGAAGAGAACAGGGAGCGACGCAAAAAGGAGGAAATGGTGAAAACCCTCCAAAACCGTCCAGAGCCCACAGACAGCGAGTGGGAGGTGATCCACCTGGTGACGGAGGCCCACCGACACACCAACGCTCAGGGCGCACAGTGGAAACAGAAGCGCAAATTCCTg CCAGAAAAAATCGGCCAGTCCCCAGTTGCTCCCACGTCAGACGGAGACAAGGTGGACCTGGAGGCCTTCAGCGAGTTCACCAAGATCATCACTCCTGCCATCACTCGTGTCGTCGACTTTGCCAAAAAACTGCCCATGTTCTCTGAG CTACCGTGTGAAGACCAGATCATCCTGTTGAAGGGCTGCTGCATGGAGATCATGTCGCTCCGAGCCGCCATGCGCTACGACCCTGAGAGTGAGACCCTGACGCTGAGCGGCGAGATGGCTGTGAAGCGTGAGCAGCTGAAGAACGGCGGGCTGGGCGTGGTGTCGGACGCCATCTTCGATCTGGGCAAGAGCCTGGCGCAGTTCAACCTTGACGACACGGAGGTGGCGCTGCTTCAGGCCGTGCTGCTCATGAGCTCAG aTCGCTCTGGCCTGACCTGCATGGACAAAATCGAGAAGTGCCAGGAGACCTACCTGCTGGCGTTTGAGCACTACATCAACTACCGCAAGCACAACATTCCTCACTTCTGGCCGAAGCTCCTAATGAAGGTGACAGACCTGCGGATGATCGGGGCGTGCCATGCAAGCCGCTTCCTTCACATGAAGGTGGAGTGTCCCAACGAACTCTTTCCCCCGCTCTTCCTGGAGGTCTTCGAGGACCAGGAGGTGTGA
- the thrab gene encoding thyroid hormone receptor alpha-B isoform X2, protein MHILQSHCAIRSALWLNGPKRKRKNSQCSLKSMTARCLSDSSKSPELKEASKDGYIPSYLEKDEPCVVCGDKATGYHYRCITCEGCKGFFRRTIQKNLHPSYSCKYDGCCIIDKITRNQCQLCRFKKCIAVGMAMDLVLDDSKRVAKRRLIEENRERRKKEEMVKTLQNRPEPTDSEWEVIHLVTEAHRHTNAQGAQWKQKRKFLPEKIGQSPVAPTSDGDKVDLEAFSEFTKIITPAITRVVDFAKKLPMFSELPCEDQIILLKGCCMEIMSLRAAMRYDPESETLTLSGEMAVKREQLKNGGLGVVSDAIFDLGKSLAQFNLDDTEVALLQAVLLMSSDRSGLTCMDKIEKCQETYLLAFEHYINYRKHNIPHFWPKLLMKVTDLRMIGACHASRFLHMKVECPNELFPPLFLEVFEDQEV, encoded by the exons ATGCATATTTTACAGTCCCACTGCGCCATCAGGTCAGCACT GTGGCTCAATGGCCcgaaaaggaagagaaagaacaGCCAATGTTCGTTGAAGAGTATGACTG CACGTTGTCTGAGTGACAGCTCCAAATCCCCCGAGCTGAAAGAAGCGAGTAAAGACG ggTACATCCCCAGCTACCTCGAAAAGGATGAGCCATGTGTGGTTTGTGGCGACAAGGCCACAGGCTACCACTACCGCTGCATTACCTGCGAGGGCTgcaag GGTTTCTTCCGTAGGACCATTCAGAAGAACCTCCACCCCAGCTACTCCTGTAAGTACGATGGCTGCTGCATCATCGACAAGATTACCCGCAACCAGTGTCAGCTGTGCCGCTTCAAGAAGTGCATTGCAGTGGGCATGGCCATGGACT TGGTGCTGGATGACTCGAAGCGGGTGGCTAAACGGCGTCTGATTGAAGAGAACAGGGAGCGACGCAAAAAGGAGGAAATGGTGAAAACCCTCCAAAACCGTCCAGAGCCCACAGACAGCGAGTGGGAGGTGATCCACCTGGTGACGGAGGCCCACCGACACACCAACGCTCAGGGCGCACAGTGGAAACAGAAGCGCAAATTCCTg CCAGAAAAAATCGGCCAGTCCCCAGTTGCTCCCACGTCAGACGGAGACAAGGTGGACCTGGAGGCCTTCAGCGAGTTCACCAAGATCATCACTCCTGCCATCACTCGTGTCGTCGACTTTGCCAAAAAACTGCCCATGTTCTCTGAG CTACCGTGTGAAGACCAGATCATCCTGTTGAAGGGCTGCTGCATGGAGATCATGTCGCTCCGAGCCGCCATGCGCTACGACCCTGAGAGTGAGACCCTGACGCTGAGCGGCGAGATGGCTGTGAAGCGTGAGCAGCTGAAGAACGGCGGGCTGGGCGTGGTGTCGGACGCCATCTTCGATCTGGGCAAGAGCCTGGCGCAGTTCAACCTTGACGACACGGAGGTGGCGCTGCTTCAGGCCGTGCTGCTCATGAGCTCAG aTCGCTCTGGCCTGACCTGCATGGACAAAATCGAGAAGTGCCAGGAGACCTACCTGCTGGCGTTTGAGCACTACATCAACTACCGCAAGCACAACATTCCTCACTTCTGGCCGAAGCTCCTAATGAAGGTGACAGACCTGCGGATGATCGGGGCGTGCCATGCAAGCCGCTTCCTTCACATGAAGGTGGAGTGTCCCAACGAACTCTTTCCCCCGCTCTTCCTGGAGGTCTTCGAGGACCAGGAGGTGTGA
- the thrab gene encoding thyroid hormone receptor alpha-B isoform X6 yields the protein MHILQSHCAIRWLNGPKRKRKNSQCSLKSMTGYIPSYLEKDEPCVVCGDKATGYHYRCITCEGCKGFFRRTIQKNLHPSYSCKYDGCCIIDKITRNQCQLCRFKKCIAVGMAMDLVLDDSKRVAKRRLIEENRERRKKEEMVKTLQNRPEPTDSEWEVIHLVTEAHRHTNAQGAQWKQKRKFLPEKIGQSPVAPTSDGDKVDLEAFSEFTKIITPAITRVVDFAKKLPMFSELPCEDQIILLKGCCMEIMSLRAAMRYDPESETLTLSGEMAVKREQLKNGGLGVVSDAIFDLGKSLAQFNLDDTEVALLQAVLLMSSDRSGLTCMDKIEKCQETYLLAFEHYINYRKHNIPHFWPKLLMKVTDLRMIGACHASRFLHMKVECPNELFPPLFLEVFEDQEV from the exons ATGCATATTTTACAGTCCCACTGCGCCATCAG GTGGCTCAATGGCCcgaaaaggaagagaaagaacaGCCAATGTTCGTTGAAGAGTATGACTG ggTACATCCCCAGCTACCTCGAAAAGGATGAGCCATGTGTGGTTTGTGGCGACAAGGCCACAGGCTACCACTACCGCTGCATTACCTGCGAGGGCTgcaag GGTTTCTTCCGTAGGACCATTCAGAAGAACCTCCACCCCAGCTACTCCTGTAAGTACGATGGCTGCTGCATCATCGACAAGATTACCCGCAACCAGTGTCAGCTGTGCCGCTTCAAGAAGTGCATTGCAGTGGGCATGGCCATGGACT TGGTGCTGGATGACTCGAAGCGGGTGGCTAAACGGCGTCTGATTGAAGAGAACAGGGAGCGACGCAAAAAGGAGGAAATGGTGAAAACCCTCCAAAACCGTCCAGAGCCCACAGACAGCGAGTGGGAGGTGATCCACCTGGTGACGGAGGCCCACCGACACACCAACGCTCAGGGCGCACAGTGGAAACAGAAGCGCAAATTCCTg CCAGAAAAAATCGGCCAGTCCCCAGTTGCTCCCACGTCAGACGGAGACAAGGTGGACCTGGAGGCCTTCAGCGAGTTCACCAAGATCATCACTCCTGCCATCACTCGTGTCGTCGACTTTGCCAAAAAACTGCCCATGTTCTCTGAG CTACCGTGTGAAGACCAGATCATCCTGTTGAAGGGCTGCTGCATGGAGATCATGTCGCTCCGAGCCGCCATGCGCTACGACCCTGAGAGTGAGACCCTGACGCTGAGCGGCGAGATGGCTGTGAAGCGTGAGCAGCTGAAGAACGGCGGGCTGGGCGTGGTGTCGGACGCCATCTTCGATCTGGGCAAGAGCCTGGCGCAGTTCAACCTTGACGACACGGAGGTGGCGCTGCTTCAGGCCGTGCTGCTCATGAGCTCAG aTCGCTCTGGCCTGACCTGCATGGACAAAATCGAGAAGTGCCAGGAGACCTACCTGCTGGCGTTTGAGCACTACATCAACTACCGCAAGCACAACATTCCTCACTTCTGGCCGAAGCTCCTAATGAAGGTGACAGACCTGCGGATGATCGGGGCGTGCCATGCAAGCCGCTTCCTTCACATGAAGGTGGAGTGTCCCAACGAACTCTTTCCCCCGCTCTTCCTGGAGGTCTTCGAGGACCAGGAGGTGTGA
- the thrab gene encoding thyroid hormone receptor alpha-B isoform X3, with protein MHILQSHCAIRWLNGPKRKRKNSQCSLKSMTARCLSDSSKSPELKEASKDGYIPSYLEKDEPCVVCGDKATGYHYRCITCEGCKGFFRRTIQKNLHPSYSCKYDGCCIIDKITRNQCQLCRFKKCIAVGMAMDLVLDDSKRVAKRRLIEENRERRKKEEMVKTLQNRPEPTDSEWEVIHLVTEAHRHTNAQGAQWKQKRKFLPEKIGQSPVAPTSDGDKVDLEAFSEFTKIITPAITRVVDFAKKLPMFSELPCEDQIILLKGCCMEIMSLRAAMRYDPESETLTLSGEMAVKREQLKNGGLGVVSDAIFDLGKSLAQFNLDDTEVALLQAVLLMSSDRSGLTCMDKIEKCQETYLLAFEHYINYRKHNIPHFWPKLLMKVTDLRMIGACHASRFLHMKVECPNELFPPLFLEVFEDQEV; from the exons ATGCATATTTTACAGTCCCACTGCGCCATCAG GTGGCTCAATGGCCcgaaaaggaagagaaagaacaGCCAATGTTCGTTGAAGAGTATGACTG CACGTTGTCTGAGTGACAGCTCCAAATCCCCCGAGCTGAAAGAAGCGAGTAAAGACG ggTACATCCCCAGCTACCTCGAAAAGGATGAGCCATGTGTGGTTTGTGGCGACAAGGCCACAGGCTACCACTACCGCTGCATTACCTGCGAGGGCTgcaag GGTTTCTTCCGTAGGACCATTCAGAAGAACCTCCACCCCAGCTACTCCTGTAAGTACGATGGCTGCTGCATCATCGACAAGATTACCCGCAACCAGTGTCAGCTGTGCCGCTTCAAGAAGTGCATTGCAGTGGGCATGGCCATGGACT TGGTGCTGGATGACTCGAAGCGGGTGGCTAAACGGCGTCTGATTGAAGAGAACAGGGAGCGACGCAAAAAGGAGGAAATGGTGAAAACCCTCCAAAACCGTCCAGAGCCCACAGACAGCGAGTGGGAGGTGATCCACCTGGTGACGGAGGCCCACCGACACACCAACGCTCAGGGCGCACAGTGGAAACAGAAGCGCAAATTCCTg CCAGAAAAAATCGGCCAGTCCCCAGTTGCTCCCACGTCAGACGGAGACAAGGTGGACCTGGAGGCCTTCAGCGAGTTCACCAAGATCATCACTCCTGCCATCACTCGTGTCGTCGACTTTGCCAAAAAACTGCCCATGTTCTCTGAG CTACCGTGTGAAGACCAGATCATCCTGTTGAAGGGCTGCTGCATGGAGATCATGTCGCTCCGAGCCGCCATGCGCTACGACCCTGAGAGTGAGACCCTGACGCTGAGCGGCGAGATGGCTGTGAAGCGTGAGCAGCTGAAGAACGGCGGGCTGGGCGTGGTGTCGGACGCCATCTTCGATCTGGGCAAGAGCCTGGCGCAGTTCAACCTTGACGACACGGAGGTGGCGCTGCTTCAGGCCGTGCTGCTCATGAGCTCAG aTCGCTCTGGCCTGACCTGCATGGACAAAATCGAGAAGTGCCAGGAGACCTACCTGCTGGCGTTTGAGCACTACATCAACTACCGCAAGCACAACATTCCTCACTTCTGGCCGAAGCTCCTAATGAAGGTGACAGACCTGCGGATGATCGGGGCGTGCCATGCAAGCCGCTTCCTTCACATGAAGGTGGAGTGTCCCAACGAACTCTTTCCCCCGCTCTTCCTGGAGGTCTTCGAGGACCAGGAGGTGTGA
- the thrab gene encoding thyroid hormone receptor alpha-B isoform X1, producing MEHVPKEQDPNPPEGEEKRWLNGPKRKRKNSQCSLKSMTARCLSDSSKSPELKEASKDGYIPSYLEKDEPCVVCGDKATGYHYRCITCEGCKGFFRRTIQKNLHPSYSCKYDGCCIIDKITRNQCQLCRFKKCIAVGMAMDLVLDDSKRVAKRRLIEENRERRKKEEMVKTLQNRPEPTDSEWEVIHLVTEAHRHTNAQGAQWKQKRKFLPEKIGQSPVAPTSDGDKVDLEAFSEFTKIITPAITRVVDFAKKLPMFSELPCEDQIILLKGCCMEIMSLRAAMRYDPESETLTLSGEMAVKREQLKNGGLGVVSDAIFDLGKSLAQFNLDDTEVALLQAVLLMSSDRSGLTCMDKIEKCQETYLLAFEHYINYRKHNIPHFWPKLLMKVTDLRMIGACHASRFLHMKVECPNELFPPLFLEVFEDQEV from the exons ATGGAACACGTGCCCAAGGAGCAGGACCCTAACCCAccagagggagaagagaaacG GTGGCTCAATGGCCcgaaaaggaagagaaagaacaGCCAATGTTCGTTGAAGAGTATGACTG CACGTTGTCTGAGTGACAGCTCCAAATCCCCCGAGCTGAAAGAAGCGAGTAAAGACG ggTACATCCCCAGCTACCTCGAAAAGGATGAGCCATGTGTGGTTTGTGGCGACAAGGCCACAGGCTACCACTACCGCTGCATTACCTGCGAGGGCTgcaag GGTTTCTTCCGTAGGACCATTCAGAAGAACCTCCACCCCAGCTACTCCTGTAAGTACGATGGCTGCTGCATCATCGACAAGATTACCCGCAACCAGTGTCAGCTGTGCCGCTTCAAGAAGTGCATTGCAGTGGGCATGGCCATGGACT TGGTGCTGGATGACTCGAAGCGGGTGGCTAAACGGCGTCTGATTGAAGAGAACAGGGAGCGACGCAAAAAGGAGGAAATGGTGAAAACCCTCCAAAACCGTCCAGAGCCCACAGACAGCGAGTGGGAGGTGATCCACCTGGTGACGGAGGCCCACCGACACACCAACGCTCAGGGCGCACAGTGGAAACAGAAGCGCAAATTCCTg CCAGAAAAAATCGGCCAGTCCCCAGTTGCTCCCACGTCAGACGGAGACAAGGTGGACCTGGAGGCCTTCAGCGAGTTCACCAAGATCATCACTCCTGCCATCACTCGTGTCGTCGACTTTGCCAAAAAACTGCCCATGTTCTCTGAG CTACCGTGTGAAGACCAGATCATCCTGTTGAAGGGCTGCTGCATGGAGATCATGTCGCTCCGAGCCGCCATGCGCTACGACCCTGAGAGTGAGACCCTGACGCTGAGCGGCGAGATGGCTGTGAAGCGTGAGCAGCTGAAGAACGGCGGGCTGGGCGTGGTGTCGGACGCCATCTTCGATCTGGGCAAGAGCCTGGCGCAGTTCAACCTTGACGACACGGAGGTGGCGCTGCTTCAGGCCGTGCTGCTCATGAGCTCAG aTCGCTCTGGCCTGACCTGCATGGACAAAATCGAGAAGTGCCAGGAGACCTACCTGCTGGCGTTTGAGCACTACATCAACTACCGCAAGCACAACATTCCTCACTTCTGGCCGAAGCTCCTAATGAAGGTGACAGACCTGCGGATGATCGGGGCGTGCCATGCAAGCCGCTTCCTTCACATGAAGGTGGAGTGTCCCAACGAACTCTTTCCCCCGCTCTTCCTGGAGGTCTTCGAGGACCAGGAGGTGTGA
- the thrab gene encoding thyroid hormone receptor alpha-B isoform X5 produces the protein MHILQSHCAIRSALWLNGPKRKRKNSQCSLKSMTGYIPSYLEKDEPCVVCGDKATGYHYRCITCEGCKGFFRRTIQKNLHPSYSCKYDGCCIIDKITRNQCQLCRFKKCIAVGMAMDLVLDDSKRVAKRRLIEENRERRKKEEMVKTLQNRPEPTDSEWEVIHLVTEAHRHTNAQGAQWKQKRKFLPEKIGQSPVAPTSDGDKVDLEAFSEFTKIITPAITRVVDFAKKLPMFSELPCEDQIILLKGCCMEIMSLRAAMRYDPESETLTLSGEMAVKREQLKNGGLGVVSDAIFDLGKSLAQFNLDDTEVALLQAVLLMSSDRSGLTCMDKIEKCQETYLLAFEHYINYRKHNIPHFWPKLLMKVTDLRMIGACHASRFLHMKVECPNELFPPLFLEVFEDQEV, from the exons ATGCATATTTTACAGTCCCACTGCGCCATCAGGTCAGCACT GTGGCTCAATGGCCcgaaaaggaagagaaagaacaGCCAATGTTCGTTGAAGAGTATGACTG ggTACATCCCCAGCTACCTCGAAAAGGATGAGCCATGTGTGGTTTGTGGCGACAAGGCCACAGGCTACCACTACCGCTGCATTACCTGCGAGGGCTgcaag GGTTTCTTCCGTAGGACCATTCAGAAGAACCTCCACCCCAGCTACTCCTGTAAGTACGATGGCTGCTGCATCATCGACAAGATTACCCGCAACCAGTGTCAGCTGTGCCGCTTCAAGAAGTGCATTGCAGTGGGCATGGCCATGGACT TGGTGCTGGATGACTCGAAGCGGGTGGCTAAACGGCGTCTGATTGAAGAGAACAGGGAGCGACGCAAAAAGGAGGAAATGGTGAAAACCCTCCAAAACCGTCCAGAGCCCACAGACAGCGAGTGGGAGGTGATCCACCTGGTGACGGAGGCCCACCGACACACCAACGCTCAGGGCGCACAGTGGAAACAGAAGCGCAAATTCCTg CCAGAAAAAATCGGCCAGTCCCCAGTTGCTCCCACGTCAGACGGAGACAAGGTGGACCTGGAGGCCTTCAGCGAGTTCACCAAGATCATCACTCCTGCCATCACTCGTGTCGTCGACTTTGCCAAAAAACTGCCCATGTTCTCTGAG CTACCGTGTGAAGACCAGATCATCCTGTTGAAGGGCTGCTGCATGGAGATCATGTCGCTCCGAGCCGCCATGCGCTACGACCCTGAGAGTGAGACCCTGACGCTGAGCGGCGAGATGGCTGTGAAGCGTGAGCAGCTGAAGAACGGCGGGCTGGGCGTGGTGTCGGACGCCATCTTCGATCTGGGCAAGAGCCTGGCGCAGTTCAACCTTGACGACACGGAGGTGGCGCTGCTTCAGGCCGTGCTGCTCATGAGCTCAG aTCGCTCTGGCCTGACCTGCATGGACAAAATCGAGAAGTGCCAGGAGACCTACCTGCTGGCGTTTGAGCACTACATCAACTACCGCAAGCACAACATTCCTCACTTCTGGCCGAAGCTCCTAATGAAGGTGACAGACCTGCGGATGATCGGGGCGTGCCATGCAAGCCGCTTCCTTCACATGAAGGTGGAGTGTCCCAACGAACTCTTTCCCCCGCTCTTCCTGGAGGTCTTCGAGGACCAGGAGGTGTGA